One Actinomycetota bacterium DNA segment encodes these proteins:
- a CDS encoding (Fe-S)-binding protein codes for MVGAILISLALAAAIAIFARRTFLLYRLVRLGQPVNRFDDLPKRLELETTVVLGQRKLLQRTVPGLMHAFIFWGFLVLLTTILEAIGQIYSRRFDIPLIGGSAGLNLIQDLFAALVLVGVATAFLIRKVQRPDRFQGSHLREADYILLWIAGIIFTLFGIKSTAIAIAGGGGSNQSWYFISNPLSHLWTGLGPHALSSLNYAFLWAHVTLILAFLVYIPYSKHLHIITSEFNVFFSNTKARGKLRPLKIDMEALETSDEIPTLGAATLEDLTWKEALDLYACTECGRCQSVCPAWNTGKPLSPKLLIMNLRDHLFDQGPKILAARKAGQDYEKAPLNPDVVDDEVVWSCVTCGACMQECPVNIEHVDHIVDMRRNLVMAESRFPAEAGTLLRNLENASNPWGMTQGTRGDWAKDLDVPTWEGNGQAPEYLYWVGCAGSFDDRARKISQAVARVLQKAGVSFAILGPEELCNGDPARRIGNEYLFQTLAEQNVETLNSKGVKKIVVNCPHCFNTLRNEYPDYGGTYEVIHHTQLFARLIDEGRLKPTEDVEGLMTYHDPCYLGRHNGVYGEPRRVLDAIPGLETVEMPRHEERAFCCGAGGSRMWLEEHLGKRINRERTEEAISTGAKRLGVACPYCLIMLDDGSRDKGGAIEVLDVAQVVARSIGVDGGPRPAPESPAQP; via the coding sequence GTGGTTGGCGCCATCTTGATCTCGCTCGCGCTCGCGGCGGCGATCGCGATCTTCGCCCGCCGGACGTTCCTGCTGTATCGGTTGGTGCGGCTGGGGCAGCCGGTGAACCGCTTCGACGATCTCCCGAAGCGCCTGGAGCTGGAGACCACGGTCGTGCTGGGGCAGCGGAAGCTGCTCCAGCGGACCGTCCCCGGGCTGATGCACGCCTTCATCTTCTGGGGGTTCCTGGTCCTTTTGACCACGATCCTCGAGGCCATCGGGCAGATCTACTCCCGGAGATTCGACATCCCGCTGATCGGCGGGAGCGCAGGGCTGAACCTGATCCAGGACCTGTTCGCCGCACTCGTGCTGGTCGGCGTGGCCACGGCCTTCCTCATCCGGAAGGTGCAGCGGCCCGACCGGTTCCAGGGGTCGCATCTGCGCGAGGCCGACTACATCCTGCTGTGGATCGCGGGCATCATCTTCACGCTGTTCGGGATCAAGTCGACAGCCATCGCCATCGCGGGAGGCGGCGGCTCCAATCAGTCCTGGTACTTCATCTCCAATCCGCTCTCACACCTGTGGACGGGCCTGGGCCCGCACGCGCTCTCCAGCCTGAACTACGCGTTCCTGTGGGCGCACGTCACCCTGATCCTGGCGTTCCTGGTCTACATCCCGTACTCCAAGCACCTCCACATCATCACCAGCGAGTTCAACGTCTTCTTCTCCAACACCAAGGCCCGGGGGAAGCTCCGGCCGTTGAAGATCGACATGGAGGCGTTGGAGACCTCCGACGAGATACCGACGCTCGGCGCCGCCACGCTGGAGGACCTCACCTGGAAGGAGGCGCTGGACCTCTACGCGTGCACGGAGTGCGGCCGGTGCCAGAGCGTCTGCCCCGCCTGGAACACGGGGAAGCCGCTCTCGCCGAAGCTGCTGATCATGAACCTCCGGGACCACCTGTTCGACCAGGGACCGAAGATCCTGGCGGCGCGGAAGGCCGGCCAGGACTACGAGAAGGCGCCCCTGAACCCCGACGTGGTCGACGACGAGGTGGTGTGGTCCTGCGTCACCTGCGGTGCGTGCATGCAGGAATGCCCGGTGAACATCGAGCATGTCGACCACATCGTCGACATGCGCCGGAACCTGGTGATGGCGGAGTCGCGGTTCCCGGCCGAGGCCGGGACCCTGCTCAGGAACCTGGAGAACGCCAGCAACCCCTGGGGCATGACGCAGGGCACCAGGGGCGACTGGGCGAAGGATCTCGACGTGCCAACCTGGGAGGGGAACGGCCAGGCGCCCGAGTACCTGTACTGGGTGGGGTGCGCGGGCTCGTTCGACGACCGGGCCCGGAAGATCTCGCAGGCCGTGGCGCGGGTGCTCCAGAAGGCGGGCGTGTCCTTCGCCATCCTGGGGCCGGAGGAGCTGTGCAACGGCGACCCGGCCCGGCGGATCGGGAACGAGTACCTGTTCCAGACCCTCGCGGAACAGAACGTCGAGACGCTGAACTCGAAGGGCGTGAAGAAGATCGTGGTGAACTGCCCCCACTGCTTCAACACGCTCCGCAACGAGTACCCCGACTACGGCGGCACGTACGAGGTGATCCACCACACCCAGCTGTTCGCCCGGCTCATCGACGAGGGCCGGCTGAAGCCGACCGAGGACGTCGAGGGCCTCATGACGTACCACGACCCCTGCTACCTGGGGCGGCACAACGGCGTGTACGGCGAGCCCCGGCGCGTCCTCGACGCCATTCCCGGCCTGGAGACGGTCGAGATGCCTCGCCACGAGGAGCGCGCGTTCTGCTGCGGAGCCGGAGGTTCCCGGATGTGGCTGGAGGAGCATCTCGGCAAGCGCATCAACCGGGAGCGGACCGAGGAGGCCATCTCCACCGGCGCCAAGCGCCTCGGGGTGGCCTGCCCCTACTGCCTGATCATGCTGGACGACGGGTCCAGGGACAAGGGCGGAGCCATCGAGGTGCTGGACGTGGCGCAGGTGGTGGCGCGCTCGATCGGCGTCGACGGGGGCCCCCGCCCGGCCCCGGAGTCCCCCGCCCAACCCTGA